One window of Hylemonella gracilis genomic DNA carries:
- a CDS encoding DUF2069 domain-containing protein, whose protein sequence is MDEALAHPPDSVTARDANTAHTPPVTAARAHVHLSRRLTVASLIALIALGLAWELWLAPIGRGTLAVKVLPLCLPLAGLLKNRMYTYRWLSLLVWLYVLEGLIRATSGEPVRVVALAVAEILLGLALFTGCVLHIRLRLRDARQPRTSETASATP, encoded by the coding sequence ATGGACGAAGCACTCGCACACCCCCCCGATTCCGTAACAGCCCGTGACGCGAACACCGCGCATACCCCCCCGGTCACGGCGGCCCGCGCCCACGTCCATCTGAGCCGTCGCCTGACCGTGGCCAGCCTGATCGCACTGATCGCACTGGGCCTGGCCTGGGAGCTGTGGCTGGCACCGATAGGCCGAGGCACGCTGGCCGTGAAGGTGCTGCCCCTGTGCCTGCCGCTGGCCGGCCTGCTGAAGAACCGCATGTACACCTACCGTTGGTTAAGCCTGCTGGTCTGGCTCTACGTCCTTGAAGGCCTGATCCGCGCCACCAGCGGTGAGCCCGTCCGCGTCGTGGCGCTGGCGGTGGCCGAAATCCTGCTGGGCTTGGCCCTCTTCACCGGCTGCGTGCTGCACATCCGCCTGCGCCTGCGCGACGCGCGCCAGCCCCGGACGTCCGAAACTGCTTCCGCAACGCCATGA
- a CDS encoding thymidylate synthase — MTTPTVHRARPVRSQYEDFMRHVYTHGVAKSDRTGTGTKSVFGHQMRFDLNEGFPLVTTKKVHLKSIIQELLWFLTGSSNNNWLKERGVTIWDEWAREDGDLGPVYGVQWRSWPTPDGGHIDQISEVIKTLKSNPDSRRIIVSAWNVAELSKMALMPCHAFFQFYVAPSQVAGEPGKLSCQLYQRSADIFLGVPFNIASYALLTHMVAQQCGLGVGDFIWTGGDCHIYSNHHEQVELQLSRQPYPYPVLHIKRQPDSIFDYQYGDFEVLDYQCHPAIKAPVAV; from the coding sequence ATGACTACCCCGACCGTGCACCGGGCGCGCCCCGTGCGCAGCCAATACGAAGACTTCATGCGCCATGTGTACACGCACGGTGTCGCCAAATCCGATCGCACCGGCACCGGCACGAAAAGCGTGTTCGGCCACCAGATGCGTTTCGACCTGAACGAGGGCTTTCCGCTGGTGACGACCAAGAAGGTGCACCTCAAGTCCATCATCCAGGAACTGTTGTGGTTCCTCACGGGGTCGAGCAACAACAACTGGCTCAAGGAACGCGGCGTAACCATCTGGGACGAATGGGCGCGCGAGGATGGCGACCTGGGCCCGGTCTATGGTGTGCAGTGGCGTAGCTGGCCCACCCCTGATGGCGGGCACATCGACCAGATCAGCGAAGTCATCAAGACGCTCAAGAGCAACCCCGACTCGCGCCGCATCATCGTCAGCGCCTGGAACGTGGCCGAGCTGAGCAAGATGGCGCTGATGCCCTGCCACGCCTTCTTCCAGTTCTACGTCGCGCCCTCGCAAGTCGCCGGTGAACCGGGCAAGCTGAGCTGCCAGCTCTACCAGCGCAGCGCCGACATCTTCCTGGGCGTGCCCTTCAACATCGCGAGCTACGCCTTGCTGACGCACATGGTGGCCCAGCAATGCGGCCTGGGCGTGGGGGACTTCATCTGGACAGGTGGCGACTGCCACATCTACAGCAACCACCACGAGCAGGTGGAACTGCAGCTGAGCCGCCAGCCCTATCCTTACCCGGTGCTGCACATCAAGCGCCAACCCGATTCGATCTTCGACTACCAGTACGGGGACTTCGAGGTGCTGGACTACCAGTGCCACCCGGCCATCAAGGCGCCGGTCGCGGTGTGA
- a CDS encoding FAD-binding oxidoreductase, with amino-acid sequence MTAESTSRLIAELRRIVGQDHVLTQDDGADLRAWELDWRGRVRGTALAVVRPASTQEVANVVKACTAARAPIVPQGGNTGMVVGSTPDTSGTQVVLSLTRLNKVRQLDAGNMTITVDAGCVLQTLQEQCEKAGFLFPLSLASEGSCTIGGNLGTNAGGTQVVRYGNTRELCLGLEVVTAQGEIWDGLTGLRKDNTGYDLRHLFIGSEGTLGIITGATMKIYPLPKSQLTAFAALPSLEAAVQLLGLAHEHLSAGLTGFEVMGQFALSLVNKHFPQQRVPFWQESPWCVVLENSDNESDEHARAQFERLLEAAMDVGCVSDAVVAENLTQAKALWHIRESIPLAQAQEGLNIKHDISINVSRIPAFVAETNALLEQKFPGARLVTYGHLGDGNLHYNVQAPEGEDQKRFLAEQETPMNQLVYEVVDRYRGSISAEHGIGSLKIDKLPEHKSPVAMGLMRSIKQALDPLNLMNPGKLLHTENR; translated from the coding sequence ATGACTGCCGAATCGACCTCCCGTCTGATCGCCGAATTGCGCCGCATCGTCGGCCAGGACCACGTGCTCACGCAGGACGATGGCGCGGACCTGCGCGCCTGGGAACTGGATTGGCGGGGCCGTGTGCGCGGCACCGCGCTGGCCGTGGTACGTCCAGCTTCCACGCAGGAAGTGGCCAACGTGGTCAAGGCCTGCACCGCGGCCCGCGCGCCCATCGTCCCGCAGGGTGGCAACACCGGCATGGTGGTTGGCTCCACACCCGACACGAGCGGCACTCAAGTCGTGCTCAGCCTCACGCGTCTGAACAAGGTGCGCCAGCTCGACGCCGGCAACATGACCATCACCGTGGACGCGGGCTGCGTGCTCCAGACACTGCAGGAACAATGCGAAAAGGCGGGTTTCCTATTCCCGCTGAGTCTGGCTTCCGAAGGCAGTTGCACCATCGGCGGCAACCTCGGGACCAATGCCGGTGGCACCCAGGTTGTGCGCTACGGCAACACGCGCGAGCTCTGCCTGGGCCTGGAAGTCGTGACTGCCCAGGGCGAGATCTGGGATGGCCTGACGGGTCTGCGCAAGGACAACACGGGTTACGACCTTCGCCACCTCTTCATCGGCAGCGAAGGCACACTGGGCATCATCACTGGCGCGACGATGAAGATCTATCCCCTGCCCAAGAGCCAGCTCACGGCATTCGCCGCCCTGCCCTCGCTGGAGGCTGCAGTGCAACTGCTGGGTCTGGCGCACGAGCACCTCAGCGCGGGTCTGACCGGCTTCGAAGTCATGGGCCAGTTCGCGCTGAGCCTGGTGAACAAGCACTTCCCGCAGCAGCGCGTGCCTTTCTGGCAGGAATCACCTTGGTGCGTCGTCCTCGAGAATTCCGACAACGAGTCCGACGAACACGCCCGCGCGCAATTCGAGCGCCTGCTCGAAGCCGCGATGGACGTTGGCTGCGTGAGCGATGCCGTGGTGGCCGAGAACTTGACCCAGGCCAAGGCGCTCTGGCACATCCGTGAGAGCATTCCGCTCGCGCAGGCTCAGGAAGGGCTGAACATCAAGCACGACATCTCAATCAATGTCTCGCGCATCCCGGCCTTCGTGGCGGAGACCAACGCCTTGCTCGAGCAGAAGTTCCCTGGCGCCCGACTCGTCACTTACGGCCACCTTGGCGACGGCAACCTGCACTACAACGTGCAAGCGCCCGAAGGCGAGGACCAGAAACGTTTCTTGGCCGAGCAAGAAACACCGATGAACCAATTGGTGTACGAAGTGGTGGACCGCTACCGGGGCTCCATCAGCGCCGAGCACGGCATCGGCAGCCTCAAGATCGACAAGCTGCCCGAGCACAAATCGCCGGTGGCAATGGGCCTGATGCGCAGCATCAAGCAGGCGCTGGATCCGCTGAATCTGATGAACCCGGGCAAGCTGCTGCACACCGAGAATCGCTGA